The following proteins come from a genomic window of Edaphobacter sp. 4G125:
- a CDS encoding protein-methionine-sulfoxide reductase heme-binding subunit MsrQ, with the protein MTHIIFMTKRFMMLLKAIVHLLCLAPFFYLLRLYQSGALALDPDPVAWITHFTGNWALWMLLISLAITPIRRLSPQIAWLVRFRRLIGLYAFFYASLHLATYIFLFSGYDLPSVLVATRAGHPGAIFEEWKQIWPTIWDDVLKRRFIQVGFLAWVILLALAVTSPSFMLRAMGGKNWQRLHCFVYVAAVAAVIHFWWLVKTGVRTPWKVTAILIVLFFARLIYSAIRRSEAHVTVYPARH; encoded by the coding sequence ATGACTCATATCATTTTCATGACCAAGCGTTTCATGATGCTCCTCAAGGCAATCGTCCACCTGCTCTGCCTTGCGCCGTTCTTTTATCTCCTGCGCCTCTACCAGAGCGGAGCGCTAGCGCTCGATCCTGATCCTGTCGCCTGGATCACCCACTTTACGGGGAACTGGGCTTTGTGGATGCTCCTCATTTCGCTTGCGATTACGCCAATCCGCCGCCTCTCCCCGCAGATTGCATGGCTGGTTCGTTTCCGGCGGCTCATTGGCCTCTATGCCTTCTTTTACGCTTCATTGCACTTGGCCACCTATATCTTTCTTTTCTCCGGATACGATCTGCCTTCAGTTCTGGTAGCCACTCGCGCGGGGCACCCTGGTGCAATCTTCGAGGAGTGGAAGCAGATCTGGCCCACAATCTGGGACGACGTCCTGAAACGCCGTTTTATTCAGGTTGGTTTCCTGGCATGGGTCATCCTGCTTGCTTTGGCTGTAACCTCACCCTCGTTCATGTTGCGTGCAATGGGAGGGAAAAACTGGCAGCGCCTGCATTGCTTCGTCTATGTTGCTGCGGTGGCAGCGGTCATCCATTTCTGGTGGCTGGTCAAAACAGGAGTTCGCACGCCTTGGAAGGTGACCGCGATTCTAATTGTCTTGTTCTTTGCGCGCCTGATTTATAGCGCTATCCGGAGATCAGAGGCACACGTTACTGTCTATCCAGCAAGGCATTAG
- a CDS encoding PIG-L deacetylase family protein: protein MGQRLMCVVAHPDDECFAFGGALALAADRGIETYVICMTDGQAGTHRGSAASAEELGRTRREEFAASCKVLGVSRHESLEYHDAQLITVPFSEAAEQLVRRMRQFRPDVVITFGGDGGMNTHTDHMMVSFWTTAAFHWSGQAKRFPESGAVYQPGRLFHVTTNTFLPERHPPLPIPWTTVLDIESVRERKNEAFRQHRSQGPLMEQTREFFAQYGGQEFYTLVASSEAIPARQTSSLFQDLPTPPKTR from the coding sequence TTGGGTCAGCGATTAATGTGTGTGGTCGCCCATCCGGATGATGAGTGCTTTGCATTTGGCGGAGCTCTGGCGTTAGCTGCAGACCGCGGCATTGAGACGTATGTGATCTGCATGACCGATGGCCAGGCAGGAACCCATCGCGGTTCTGCAGCCTCTGCAGAGGAGCTGGGCAGAACTCGTCGTGAAGAATTTGCCGCGTCGTGCAAGGTGCTCGGCGTGAGCCGGCACGAGTCCCTGGAATATCATGATGCGCAGCTGATCACAGTTCCCTTTTCTGAGGCAGCGGAGCAACTGGTACGACGGATGCGTCAGTTTCGTCCGGATGTGGTGATCACCTTTGGTGGCGATGGCGGAATGAATACGCATACTGACCATATGATGGTTTCGTTCTGGACAACGGCGGCATTCCATTGGTCAGGGCAGGCGAAGCGCTTTCCTGAGAGCGGTGCGGTCTACCAACCTGGACGACTGTTCCACGTGACCACAAATACCTTTTTGCCAGAGCGGCATCCTCCGCTGCCGATTCCCTGGACGACGGTTCTGGATATCGAATCTGTACGGGAACGAAAGAACGAAGCATTTCGTCAGCATCGCTCACAGGGGCCACTCATGGAGCAGACAAGGGAATTCTTTGCCCAGTACGGCGGACAGGAGTTCTATACGCTGGTGGCTTCTTCAGAAGCAATCCCTGCCCGGCAGACGAGCAGCTTATTCCAGGACTTACCCACCCCACCAAAAACAAGGTAA
- a CDS encoding Gfo/Idh/MocA family protein, with amino-acid sequence MGSEMFGRREFLRAVGSAGLMAGIPAIAEASAIDPARVVHEIAEPTQEADAKPKYSIKFAVCGMSHDHIYGMVGAIQRGGGQLVAAYGAEPDKLSNFKKRFPDVKIVSSEEAILNDPSIQLVLSSTIPNERAPLGIRVMKRGKDYLSDKPGATTLEQIDQIRKTIAETKRIYGILYSERFEVKAAVKAGDLIKAGAIGRVIQTINIAPHQIVQHGADPYAGGAGGRPEWFWDPVRYGGILTDIGSHQVDQFLFYTGCTQAEVVASQVANVNHPQKPKFQDFGDMMLRGDKGFGYVRLDWFTPDGLGTWGDGRLFILGTDGYIEVRKYIDVARSKQGNNLYIVDKNQARYIDCNNVTLPFGPQFVADIVNRTHIAQDQTQCLLAAELVVRAQLKAQHVTLKS; translated from the coding sequence ATGGGATCGGAGATGTTTGGCCGTAGAGAGTTTTTGCGAGCAGTAGGTTCGGCGGGATTGATGGCAGGAATTCCGGCAATTGCAGAGGCGAGCGCGATCGATCCGGCCCGTGTAGTGCATGAGATTGCCGAGCCAACGCAGGAAGCTGACGCCAAGCCGAAGTACTCCATTAAATTCGCAGTGTGTGGGATGAGCCATGACCACATCTATGGGATGGTGGGCGCGATCCAGCGCGGCGGCGGCCAACTGGTAGCAGCTTATGGAGCCGAGCCCGACAAACTATCGAACTTCAAGAAGAGATTCCCCGATGTGAAGATCGTCTCGTCGGAAGAGGCAATTCTGAACGATCCCTCGATCCAGCTAGTGTTGAGCTCAACGATTCCCAACGAGAGAGCGCCGCTGGGGATTCGGGTGATGAAACGCGGCAAGGATTATCTGAGCGATAAGCCAGGTGCGACGACACTCGAACAGATCGACCAGATTCGCAAAACGATTGCAGAGACGAAGAGAATTTACGGGATTCTTTACAGCGAGCGCTTCGAGGTGAAGGCGGCGGTAAAAGCGGGCGACCTGATTAAGGCAGGAGCGATCGGAAGAGTCATTCAGACGATCAACATTGCTCCTCACCAGATCGTGCAGCATGGAGCAGACCCGTATGCGGGAGGCGCAGGAGGAAGACCGGAGTGGTTCTGGGACCCAGTCCGCTATGGCGGAATTTTGACGGACATTGGATCGCATCAAGTCGACCAGTTCCTGTTCTATACCGGGTGCACACAAGCAGAGGTGGTAGCCTCGCAGGTCGCAAATGTAAACCATCCGCAAAAGCCCAAGTTCCAGGATTTTGGCGACATGATGCTGCGCGGCGACAAGGGATTTGGCTATGTGCGACTGGATTGGTTTACTCCTGACGGTCTGGGAACGTGGGGAGACGGCCGGCTATTCATCCTGGGAACGGATGGATACATCGAGGTGCGGAAGTATATCGACGTGGCACGAAGCAAACAGGGCAACAATCTCTACATCGTAGACAAAAACCAGGCGAGGTATATTGACTGCAACAATGTAACGCTTCCCTTCGGGCCGCAGTTTGTCGCTGATATCGTGAACCGAACCCATATTGCCCAGGACCAGACGCAATGCCTGCTGGCAGCAGAGTTGGTCGTCAGAGCGCAACTGAAAGCGCAACATGTAACGTTGAAGAGTTAA
- the pdxH gene encoding pyridoxamine 5'-phosphate oxidase has translation MDPFMVGDGTDPIATFEHWFLEATKTEPNDPNAAALATATTDGLPSVRMVLVKKVDERGFCFYTNANSRKGQELAANPRAALCFHWKSLGRQVRVEGPVVELPAADADDYFHSRARESQLGSAVSHQSQPLVSREELERLVAEFADLHPGEVPRPEWWKGYAIQPQRIELWVSGPSRLHDRFVFLREANGWMKRRLFP, from the coding sequence ATGGATCCATTCATGGTGGGCGACGGAACCGATCCGATTGCCACTTTTGAACACTGGTTTTTAGAAGCCACCAAAACCGAACCAAATGACCCGAACGCAGCGGCGCTGGCGACCGCTACGACGGATGGCCTGCCAAGCGTCCGAATGGTGCTGGTAAAGAAGGTCGATGAGCGGGGCTTCTGTTTCTACACCAATGCAAACAGCCGTAAAGGACAGGAACTGGCAGCCAATCCAAGAGCTGCACTGTGCTTTCACTGGAAGAGCCTGGGAAGACAGGTCAGGGTGGAAGGGCCAGTTGTGGAGCTTCCGGCAGCAGACGCAGATGATTACTTTCATAGCCGGGCGCGGGAGAGCCAGCTCGGATCGGCCGTATCACATCAGAGCCAGCCTCTGGTAAGCCGGGAGGAGCTGGAACGATTGGTCGCGGAGTTTGCCGATCTGCATCCAGGCGAGGTTCCCCGACCAGAATGGTGGAAGGGATATGCGATTCAACCGCAGCGAATCGAGCTATGGGTGAGCGGGCCGTCTCGGTTGCACGACCGGTTTGTGTTTCTGCGGGAAGCTAATGGATGGATGAAGAGAAGGCTGTTTCCGTGA
- a CDS encoding dihydrofolate reductase family protein, whose product MRPLRYSINVTLDGCCDHRAMIPDEDLHRHAVENLNQADALLFGRVTYEMMEAAWRRQPSQSAARPDWMEPFARTIDAAKKYVVSSTLDRVDWNAELVRGDLEKTVQQLKRESGKGLFVGGVKLPQALAELGLIDEYEFVVHPRLAGHGPTLFTGLSKHVDLRLVSRLEFGSGAVAMRYEPKR is encoded by the coding sequence ATGCGTCCCCTTCGGTATTCCATCAATGTCACACTAGACGGATGCTGCGATCATCGAGCCATGATTCCGGATGAAGACCTGCATCGTCACGCGGTTGAGAACCTCAACCAAGCCGATGCTCTCCTCTTTGGCCGAGTGACTTACGAAATGATGGAGGCAGCGTGGCGGCGGCAGCCATCTCAGTCGGCAGCGAGACCTGATTGGATGGAACCCTTCGCCCGGACAATCGATGCGGCAAAGAAGTATGTTGTATCGAGCACTCTGGACCGGGTCGATTGGAACGCAGAGCTTGTTCGCGGAGATTTGGAGAAGACCGTTCAGCAACTCAAGCGGGAGTCGGGTAAGGGACTGTTCGTAGGAGGCGTAAAGCTCCCGCAGGCGTTGGCGGAGCTGGGATTGATCGACGAGTACGAGTTTGTGGTGCATCCCAGGCTAGCCGGCCACGGGCCGACATTGTTCACGGGGTTATCGAAGCATGTCGACTTGAGGCTGGTGAGCCGGCTGGAGTTCGGCTCGGGGGCGGTAGCGATGCGGTATGAGCCGAAAAGATAG
- a CDS encoding ribonuclease HII, translating to MASSTPLRIKRTVTAATAKQQMLRQLVCSDAPEQALRYRGFHTIAGVDEVGRGALFGPVVAAAVILPEKMRGLASSGLKDSKQLLLKDRERLDRRIRKVALAVSIAEIDAETIDRVNIYQATRMAMLAAVQGLSILPDHLLIDAMRIDHPCAQTRLIYGDSLSLSIAAASVIAKVYRDARMRELDEVHPGYGLASHKGYGTPAHRKALVELGPSALHRRTFAPVKAVDPNAAIEDLVSGDLFDLDFNEEANWVSD from the coding sequence ATGGCTTCTTCGACTCCTTTACGCATCAAGCGCACGGTTACAGCTGCAACAGCCAAACAACAGATGCTTCGGCAGCTTGTGTGCAGTGACGCTCCAGAACAGGCCCTTCGCTATCGCGGCTTCCACACCATTGCAGGAGTGGATGAAGTTGGCCGAGGCGCCTTGTTTGGCCCCGTCGTCGCGGCGGCAGTCATTCTTCCTGAGAAGATGCGCGGACTTGCCTCCTCCGGGCTGAAAGACTCGAAGCAACTTCTGCTTAAAGACCGCGAACGACTGGATCGCAGGATTCGCAAGGTTGCGCTCGCAGTGAGTATTGCCGAGATCGACGCCGAGACGATCGATCGTGTGAACATTTATCAGGCGACGCGTATGGCGATGCTGGCTGCGGTTCAAGGTCTCTCGATCCTTCCTGACCACCTGCTGATCGATGCGATGCGGATCGATCATCCCTGCGCTCAGACCAGGTTGATCTACGGCGATTCGTTGAGTCTTTCGATTGCGGCAGCTTCAGTAATCGCGAAGGTCTATCGCGATGCACGAATGAGAGAGCTTGACGAGGTTCATCCAGGATATGGACTCGCCTCTCATAAGGGCTATGGAACGCCTGCGCACCGAAAGGCTCTTGTGGAGCTTGGGCCATCGGCGCTGCATCGGCGAACGTTCGCTCCGGTCAAAGCGGTCGATCCGAACGCAGCAATTGAGGATCTGGTTTCAGGAGACCTGTTCGATCTCGATTTCAACGAGGAGGCGAATTGGGTCAGCGATTAA
- the rimM gene encoding ribosome maturation factor RimM (Essential for efficient processing of 16S rRNA), with translation MTDDLSVSSSPTSWIVLAHLLRPQGRKGEVLADLETDFPDRLVGRKDLFLASPGFTGDRSEAKPVEVIASWLPVGKNKGRVVLHLAGIDSISSAEVLSGLDLIVSEDQRTPLDQESVYISDLIGCALYDEDTRIGDITDVQFSTAADGTLLPDAPALLIVRSADDPAEILIPFVKAFVKDFNPERRRLTMSLPLGLVDVNR, from the coding sequence ATGACTGACGACCTCTCCGTTTCATCCTCTCCAACCTCTTGGATCGTCTTAGCTCATCTTCTTCGTCCTCAAGGGCGTAAGGGAGAAGTACTGGCTGATCTCGAAACAGACTTTCCTGACCGCCTTGTGGGAAGGAAAGACCTCTTCCTTGCCTCTCCGGGATTCACAGGAGATCGATCGGAAGCGAAACCCGTCGAGGTGATCGCTTCGTGGCTTCCTGTCGGCAAGAACAAGGGCCGGGTCGTACTTCACTTGGCTGGGATCGACAGCATCTCTTCAGCGGAAGTTCTCTCGGGTCTTGATCTCATCGTTTCCGAAGATCAACGGACCCCGCTCGATCAGGAGTCGGTATATATCAGCGACTTGATTGGATGTGCGCTTTATGACGAGGACACCCGTATCGGGGATATTACCGATGTCCAATTTTCGACTGCAGCGGATGGAACGCTGTTGCCCGATGCCCCAGCGCTTCTCATTGTGCGATCGGCGGATGATCCAGCAGAGATCCTCATCCCCTTTGTAAAAGCCTTCGTCAAGGACTTTAATCCAGAAAGAAGACGACTGACCATGAGCCTGCCCCTAGGACTCGTGGATGTTAACCGTTAG
- a CDS encoding MmcQ/YjbR family DNA-binding protein, translating into MSPQQHLADDGEQLRRVRRICSLLPATTEKLSHGEPTFFAAKKVFTMFANNHHNDGHIAVWIPAVPGEQQLLIRSSPKKYFKPPYVGVRGWIGVELGEVSDEELSARIFAAWRLIAPIKLQQTLVS; encoded by the coding sequence ATGTCGCCTCAACAGCACTTAGCAGATGATGGCGAACAACTCCGCCGTGTTCGTAGAATCTGTTCTCTTCTACCTGCCACTACAGAGAAACTCTCTCATGGCGAACCGACCTTCTTTGCGGCTAAAAAAGTTTTTACGATGTTCGCCAATAACCACCATAATGACGGCCACATTGCTGTATGGATTCCGGCCGTTCCTGGAGAACAACAGTTATTGATCCGCAGCTCTCCTAAAAAGTATTTCAAGCCCCCGTATGTTGGCGTTCGTGGCTGGATTGGCGTCGAGCTCGGAGAAGTAAGTGATGAGGAGCTCAGCGCTCGTATCTTTGCCGCGTGGCGCCTTATTGCTCCTATTAAGCTTCAGCAGACTCTTGTTAGTTGA
- the rplS gene encoding 50S ribosomal protein L19, with amino-acid sequence MSIHPVMQKLAAKLERTDLPDFAPGDTVRVQVKIREGEKERLQAFEGMVIACRKGPQGTFTVRKMSFGQGVERIFPYNSKVVDKVEKVRSYEVRRSKLFYLRGLRGKAARLREVERAAS; translated from the coding sequence ATGTCAATTCATCCCGTTATGCAGAAACTGGCCGCGAAGCTTGAGCGGACTGACCTTCCCGATTTCGCTCCCGGAGACACCGTCCGCGTTCAGGTCAAGATCCGCGAGGGTGAAAAGGAGCGTCTTCAGGCCTTTGAAGGAATGGTCATTGCCTGCCGCAAGGGGCCACAGGGGACCTTCACAGTTCGCAAGATGAGCTTCGGTCAAGGCGTCGAGCGCATCTTCCCCTATAACTCCAAGGTTGTCGATAAGGTTGAAAAGGTTCGTTCGTACGAAGTTCGCCGTTCGAAGCTCTTCTATCTCCGTGGGCTTCGCGGTAAGGCCGCGCGTCTGCGCGAGGTCGAGCGCGCCGCCAGCTAA
- a CDS encoding DUF1800 domain-containing protein: MRVAVAVLALAFVPLYGQNQTPRKPAHSAAAASARTTKRTAKEPPLAPLNQRERVVQLLSRFTFGPRPGDVDRVLAMGADTWLEQQLNPDSIDDSALAKRLVDYPTLTMTPEQALTAFPDRGTIRAIADEKLRPPTDPYLAAVYEVQMQKLYRENVEKKTEANSSTQPPSDAQLAEQKKQDQATAARIAGTLFALPRDQRMSALIKLPVADRIAFTTYVAGDQRNLLLSQFTPREREIFNAMAANVGSSGQIASELSQAKLLRAILSERQLQEVMTDFWFNHFNVYIGKDSDQWYTTSYERDVIRKHALGKFRDLLLATATSPAMMVYLDNWQSIGPDSIANGVNPANPRAKKGNRGLNENYGREVMELHTVGVNGGYTQADVTALSAILTGWTVDRPHQAGPFVYEPRRHEPGLKQWFGHTIDASTAPTQSNTPPGMNEGIQALTILAQSPKTAHFISYKIAQRFVADDPPPALVDRMAATWLSTGGDIKAILRTLIQSPEFNSRKYFHNKVKTPFEFVASAFRTTATDPINPGALVQTLRTMGMPPYYALPPTGYYITADRWMNSAALVDRLNFAYALTSNKFANQKFDSAHVLALGLMSQPSVLPASVLSTPSRPHLAQASLMQASASSPLSGQDFALHILESSLVEGEVSAKTNDLIHQQMEKLATPTAQPTDTLNLLAALVMGSPEFQQR; encoded by the coding sequence ATGCGCGTTGCCGTTGCAGTACTTGCTCTGGCTTTTGTTCCTCTCTATGGGCAGAACCAGACGCCCAGGAAACCCGCCCATTCTGCCGCCGCTGCATCAGCGAGAACAACGAAGCGTACCGCGAAAGAGCCGCCCTTGGCCCCTCTTAACCAGAGGGAGCGTGTTGTACAGCTTCTAAGCCGGTTTACCTTTGGCCCTCGTCCTGGTGATGTCGACCGAGTGCTTGCCATGGGAGCAGACACCTGGTTGGAGCAACAGCTCAATCCCGACAGCATTGACGACTCTGCCCTCGCCAAACGGCTTGTCGACTATCCCACGCTGACGATGACTCCTGAGCAGGCACTCACGGCTTTTCCAGATCGTGGCACCATCCGAGCCATTGCCGACGAAAAACTCCGCCCTCCGACAGACCCCTATCTTGCTGCAGTCTACGAAGTGCAGATGCAGAAGCTCTATCGCGAGAATGTAGAGAAGAAGACCGAAGCCAATTCCTCAACCCAGCCACCTTCCGACGCTCAATTAGCCGAACAGAAGAAACAGGATCAGGCAACAGCAGCACGAATTGCCGGTACTCTATTTGCGCTTCCTCGCGATCAGCGCATGAGCGCTCTGATCAAGCTTCCTGTGGCCGACCGTATCGCCTTTACCACCTATGTTGCTGGAGACCAGCGGAATCTTCTCCTCTCGCAGTTCACGCCTCGCGAGCGAGAGATCTTTAACGCAATGGCTGCCAACGTCGGCTCGTCCGGTCAAATCGCCAGTGAGCTTTCCCAGGCGAAGCTTCTTCGGGCCATTCTCTCCGAACGACAGCTTCAGGAAGTCATGACCGACTTCTGGTTTAACCACTTCAATGTCTACATCGGAAAAGATTCCGACCAGTGGTATACCACCAGCTACGAGCGCGACGTCATTCGCAAGCACGCGCTGGGAAAGTTCCGCGATCTTCTCCTTGCCACGGCTACCTCGCCTGCCATGATGGTTTATCTCGACAACTGGCAGTCCATCGGTCCTGACTCCATCGCGAATGGCGTCAATCCCGCAAATCCCAGGGCAAAGAAAGGGAATCGCGGACTCAACGAAAATTATGGCCGCGAAGTAATGGAACTCCATACCGTTGGAGTTAATGGTGGCTATACTCAGGCCGACGTAACGGCACTCTCCGCAATCCTCACCGGTTGGACTGTCGATCGACCGCATCAGGCCGGACCCTTTGTTTACGAGCCTCGCCGCCACGAGCCCGGTCTTAAGCAGTGGTTCGGACACACCATCGATGCTTCTACCGCTCCAACTCAGTCCAATACGCCTCCAGGAATGAACGAGGGGATTCAAGCCCTCACGATCCTCGCACAGAGCCCCAAAACAGCTCACTTCATCAGTTACAAAATCGCGCAGCGTTTTGTCGCGGATGATCCACCGCCTGCGCTGGTCGATCGCATGGCAGCCACCTGGCTCTCTACTGGCGGAGACATCAAGGCCATTCTGCGCACACTCATTCAATCGCCGGAGTTCAATTCCCGGAAGTACTTCCACAACAAGGTCAAGACTCCATTTGAGTTCGTCGCCTCTGCTTTTCGGACAACCGCTACTGATCCGATCAATCCTGGTGCTCTCGTCCAAACACTTAGAACGATGGGAATGCCTCCGTACTATGCCCTCCCGCCCACTGGATACTACATCACGGCTGACCGTTGGATGAACTCTGCTGCGCTCGTCGACCGTCTGAACTTCGCTTATGCCCTCACCAGTAATAAATTTGCGAATCAGAAATTCGATTCCGCCCATGTTCTGGCTCTGGGGTTGATGAGCCAGCCTTCCGTCCTTCCTGCCTCGGTCCTATCCACTCCTTCGAGACCGCATCTTGCGCAGGCGTCGCTCATGCAAGCGTCAGCTTCGTCACCTCTTAGCGGCCAGGACTTTGCCCTGCATATTCTGGAATCCTCTCTGGTCGAGGGCGAGGTGTCCGCGAAGACAAATGACCTGATCCATCAGCAGATGGAAAAACTCGCCACTCCGACGGCACAACCAACAGATACCCTGAATCTTCTTGCAGCTCTTGTTATGGGAAGCCCGGAGTTTCAACAGCGATAA
- a CDS encoding low affinity iron permease family protein gives MSSQDFIEKNRPSATSHKDQFGQFANSCSVYMGFRWAFAAALTIIVIWAITGPIYHFSDTWQLIINTGTTIVTFLMVFLIQNTQNRDARAINLKLNELIQAIGSAKNQMIDIEHLSDAELDILARRYEAIRAEASERADSREKQNAL, from the coding sequence GTGAGCAGCCAGGACTTTATCGAGAAGAACCGTCCGTCAGCTACTTCGCATAAAGACCAATTCGGTCAATTTGCAAATAGCTGTAGCGTGTATATGGGCTTTCGGTGGGCTTTCGCGGCAGCCCTGACCATCATCGTCATATGGGCGATTACGGGTCCAATCTACCATTTCTCCGATACATGGCAACTCATCATCAACACAGGGACGACCATCGTTACCTTCCTTATGGTCTTCCTGATCCAAAACACGCAGAACCGTGACGCTCGCGCCATCAATCTAAAGCTCAACGAACTGATTCAGGCGATTGGGTCGGCCAAAAACCAGATGATTGACATCGAACATCTTTCCGACGCTGAGCTCGACATTCTTGCGCGCCGCTATGAAGCGATCCGTGCAGAAGCCTCTGAGCGCGCGGATTCCCGCGAAAAGCAAAATGCGCTATAG
- the trmD gene encoding tRNA (guanosine(37)-N1)-methyltransferase TrmD, with product MRFDLITIFPDFFSSILQYGILNRAHSKGLVDIATHDLRSFTHDRHRTVDDRPFGGGEGMVLKLEPIYDAVSSLNITPKRQRDPQKETVILLSAQGHPFTQAVAQKLATVERVVLICGRYEGVDERVNALLCDQELSIGDYVLSGGELGAAVIIDAVVRLLPGALGHPDSSRFESFGAHDSDVPLSSEGPPRTTHGAGGILDYPHYTRPAEFQGLSVPEVLQGGNHDAIRLWRRKMALRKTLENRPDLLEKTSLTDQDLRLLEKLEFERNSNPDDQE from the coding sequence ATGCGTTTTGACCTCATTACAATCTTTCCGGATTTTTTTTCGAGCATCTTGCAGTACGGGATCCTGAACCGGGCCCACAGCAAGGGGCTGGTCGATATCGCTACGCATGATTTGCGATCGTTCACCCATGACCGGCATCGCACAGTCGACGACAGGCCCTTCGGGGGTGGAGAGGGTATGGTCCTCAAGCTGGAACCAATCTACGATGCGGTTTCCTCGTTGAACATCACACCAAAGCGTCAACGCGATCCCCAGAAAGAGACCGTCATTCTGCTCTCAGCACAGGGACATCCTTTTACCCAGGCCGTCGCACAGAAACTTGCTACCGTCGAACGGGTCGTACTGATCTGCGGACGATACGAGGGCGTGGATGAACGCGTTAATGCACTCCTCTGCGACCAAGAGCTCTCCATTGGAGACTACGTGCTCTCCGGAGGAGAGCTAGGGGCAGCAGTCATCATCGATGCCGTCGTCCGCCTGCTTCCTGGTGCACTTGGACATCCGGATTCTTCGCGCTTTGAGAGTTTCGGAGCACATGACTCCGATGTGCCGCTTTCGAGCGAAGGGCCTCCACGAACGACCCACGGAGCGGGAGGAATTCTGGACTATCCGCACTACACTCGCCCAGCCGAGTTTCAGGGTTTGAGTGTCCCCGAGGTTTTGCAGGGAGGAAACCATGATGCGATCCGCCTATGGCGCCGTAAAATGGCTTTACGGAAAACATTAGAAAACCGCCCTGATCTATTGGAAAAGACTAGCCTTACTGATCAAGATCTTCGTTTATTGGAAAAGCTCGAGTTTGAACGGAACTCCAATCCGGACGATCAGGAATGA